A genomic segment from Brienomyrus brachyistius isolate T26 chromosome 9, BBRACH_0.4, whole genome shotgun sequence encodes:
- the LOC125748465 gene encoding phospholemman-like, which produces MAKTAALVFITLSTIVFAEDPERSSEDDPFTFDYHRLRVGGLILAAILCLIGITILLSGHCRCKFNQDKRRRTGSSAASQMLNDQGRSSEC; this is translated from the exons ATGGCAAAGACAGCAGCCCTAGTCTTCATTACAC TTTCTACGATTGTTTTTGCTGAGGATCCAGAGCGAT CATCCGAAGACGATCCTTTCACCTTTG ATTATCACAGACTTCGTGTTGGGGGTTTGATCCTCGCAGCAATCCTGTGTCTGATCGGTATCACCATTCTTCTCA GTGGACATTGCAGATGCAAATTCAACCAAGACAAAAG GAGAAGAACTGGTAGCAGTGCAGCTTCACAGATGCTCAATGACCAGG GTCGATCCAGCGAATGCTAA